One region of Flavobacterium sp. KACC 22763 genomic DNA includes:
- the ilvD gene encoding dihydroxy-acid dehydratase, giving the protein MELNKYSKTITQDQTQPAAQAMLYGIGLTEEDLKKAQVGIVSMGYDGNTCNMHLNDLAKDVKKGVWDADLVGLIFNTIGVSDGISNGTEGMRYSLVSRDVIADSIETVAGAQWYDSIIAIPGCDKNMPGALIAMGRLNRPSMMIYGGSIHSGKWKGESLNIVSAFEALGKKVKGEITPEDFKGVIQNACPGAGACGGMYTANTMSSAIEALGMSLPYSSSNPALSQEKRDECLEAGKAIKILLEKDIKPRDIMTRKAFENAITIVAVLGGSTNAVMHLIAMAHSVGITITLDDFQAINDRTPVLADMKPSGKYMMEDIHEVGGIPAVMKYLLKVGLIHGDCLTVTGKTVAENLASTPDLQDGQEVIHEIQKALKPTGNIQVLYGNLASEGAVAKISGKEGEYFEGPAVVFEGEFEVIPGLQAGKIKPGNVVVIRGCGPKGGPGMPEMLKPTSAIIGAGLGSSCALITDGRFSGGSHGFVVGHVTPEAYDGGGIALVKDGDLIAIDAVKNTIDLKISDEEFAARKAAWVKPALKVDRGVLLKYAKSVSSASTGCVTDN; this is encoded by the coding sequence ATGGAATTAAATAAGTACAGCAAGACCATCACACAAGATCAAACACAGCCTGCGGCACAAGCTATGTTGTACGGAATTGGTTTAACTGAAGAAGATTTAAAAAAAGCACAAGTTGGTATTGTGAGCATGGGTTACGATGGTAACACTTGTAACATGCACTTGAACGATTTAGCAAAAGATGTTAAAAAAGGTGTTTGGGATGCAGATCTTGTCGGACTTATTTTTAATACCATTGGTGTCAGTGACGGTATTTCTAACGGAACTGAAGGTATGCGTTACTCACTAGTTTCTCGTGATGTAATTGCAGATTCTATCGAAACTGTTGCTGGAGCGCAATGGTATGATAGTATTATTGCAATTCCTGGTTGCGACAAAAATATGCCTGGAGCATTAATCGCAATGGGAAGATTAAACCGTCCGTCAATGATGATCTACGGTGGTTCTATTCACTCTGGAAAATGGAAAGGAGAATCTCTTAATATTGTTTCTGCTTTTGAAGCTTTAGGAAAAAAAGTAAAAGGGGAAATCACTCCAGAAGATTTTAAAGGTGTTATCCAAAATGCTTGTCCGGGAGCAGGTGCTTGTGGTGGTATGTATACTGCAAATACAATGTCTTCTGCAATTGAAGCATTAGGAATGAGTTTGCCTTATAGTTCTTCTAACCCTGCTTTAAGTCAGGAAAAAAGAGACGAATGTCTTGAAGCTGGAAAAGCAATCAAAATATTATTAGAAAAAGATATTAAGCCAAGAGATATTATGACTCGTAAGGCTTTCGAAAACGCTATTACAATTGTAGCCGTTTTAGGAGGTTCTACAAATGCGGTTATGCACTTAATCGCAATGGCTCACTCAGTTGGAATCACAATTACTTTAGATGATTTTCAAGCAATTAATGATAGAACACCAGTATTGGCAGACATGAAACCAAGTGGTAAGTACATGATGGAAGACATTCACGAAGTGGGAGGTATTCCAGCAGTTATGAAATACTTATTGAAAGTTGGACTTATTCACGGAGATTGTTTAACTGTAACAGGAAAAACAGTGGCTGAAAATTTAGCTTCAACTCCAGATTTGCAAGACGGACAAGAAGTTATTCATGAAATTCAAAAAGCATTAAAACCAACAGGGAATATCCAAGTTTTATACGGAAATCTTGCATCTGAAGGTGCTGTAGCAAAAATCAGCGGAAAAGAAGGAGAATATTTCGAAGGTCCAGCTGTTGTATTTGAAGGTGAATTTGAAGTAATTCCAGGTCTTCAAGCCGGAAAAATTAAACCAGGTAATGTAGTCGTCATTAGAGGTTGTGGGCCAAAAGGTGGTCCGGGAATGCCTGAAATGCTGAAGCCTACATCTGCGATTATTGGAGCTGGATTAGGAAGCAGTTGTGCACTAATCACAGACGGTAGATTCTCGGGCGGTTCGCACGGTTTCGTGGTAGGTCACGTTACACCAGAAGCATATGATGGTGGTGGTATTGCACTAGTAAAAGATGGAGATTTAATTGCCATCGATGCTGTGAAAAATACAATCGACCTGAAGATATCTGACGAAGAATTTGCAGCAAGAAAAGCAGCTTGGGTTAAGCCAGCTTTAAAAGTTGACAGAGGGGTTTTACTTAAATACGCTAAGTCGGTTTCTAGTGCATCTACAGGATGTGTAACCGATAATTAA